From a region of the Arachis ipaensis cultivar K30076 chromosome B09, Araip1.1, whole genome shotgun sequence genome:
- the LOC107616066 gene encoding 3-ketoacyl-CoA synthase 2-like — MFSNSPTTLIQETSHHNISLSLWWLTTFHLIIIIITIIIIIMNPKRRRHVYLLDFACYKPNPKCMCTKDMFLQCLKSTGRFQDESLDFQRKILDKSGLGQRTHMPEALLEIPPNICLAEAAKETESVMVGAIDEVLMKTKVKAEEIGIIVTNCSLLNTTPSLSSMVVNHYRLKDDILSYNLSGMGCSAGLVAIDLAERLLQVHPNSYALVISTENINGGSYTGNNRSMLLSNCLFRMGGAAVLLSNLNSDSNRSKYYLKHIVRTHKGSQDYCYNSVMQKEDDDNITGVALSKDIMSSAGQALKANISTLGIYVLPRMEQLKFLLNLIARKSFKKMVIKCYTPDFKLAFEHFCIHTGGKAVQDEMQKTLELSDWHMEPSRMSLYRYGNTSSSSVWYELAYCEAKGRIKKGNRIWQIAFGSGFKCNSAVWCALRTIDPKDEKNLWTNEISEFPTDIEN; from the exons atgttttcaaacTCCCCCACCACTCTCATTCAAGAAACCTCTCATCATAATATTTCACTTTCATTGTGGTGGCTAACCACATTtcaccttattattattattatcaccatcatcattattattatgaaCCCTAAAAGAAGAAGACACGTTTATCTATTGGATTTTGCATGCTACAAACCTAACCCTAAATGCATGTGCACTAAAGACATGTTCCTTCAGTGCCTAAAGTCCACAGGCAGATTCCAAGATGAGAGCTTGGATTTTCAAAGGAAGATTTTAGATAAGTCCGGCCTCGGCCAGAGGACTCACATGCCGGAGGCTTTATTGGAGATCCCCCCAAACATTTGCTTAGCCGAGGCGGCCAAAGAGACAGAATCCGTGAtggttggcgccattgatgaggTTTTGATGAAGACAAAAGTGAAGGCAGAGGAGATAGGGATAATTGTAACAAATTGTAGCTTGTTGAACACAACACCCTCTTTGAGTTCAATGGTTGTGAACCATTATAGGCTTAAGGATGACATTTTGAGTTATAATCTAAGTGGCATGGGTTGTAGTGCTGGACTTGTAGCCATTGATCTCGCCGAAAGACTCTTACAG GTTcatcccaattcctatgccttaGTGATCAGCACCGAAAACATCAATGGAGGTTCATACACAGGAAACAACCGTTCGATGCTACTCTCTAATTGCCTCTTTCGAATGGGTGGTGCTGCAGTCTTACTCTCAAACCTCAACTCTGATTCTAATCGTTCCAAGTATTATCTGAAACACATTGTTAGAACACACAAAGGTTCTCAAGACTATTGCTACAACAGTGTAATGCAAAAAGAGGATGATGATAACATAACCGGTGTTGCACTCTCCAAAGATATTATGAGTTCTGCTGGACAAGCCCTTAAAGCTAATATCTCAACTCTTGGAATTTATGTTTTGCCCCGAATGGAACAACTCAAGtttcttttaaatttaattgcAAGAAAGTCCTTCAAGAAAATGGTTATTAAGTGTTATACTCCCGATTTTAAGTTAGCTTTTGAGCACTTTTGTATTCACACCGGTGGAAAAGCGGTTCAAGATGAAATGCAAAAAACGCTTGAACTGAGTGATTGGCATATGGAACCTTCTAGAATGTCTCTATATAGATATGGGAATACGTCAAGCAGTTCAGTTTGGTATGAGCTGGCATATTGTGAAGCCAAAGGAAGGATTAAAAAAGGAAATCGCATTTGGCAAATTGCGTTTGGATCAGGATTCAAGTGTAATAGTGCTGTTTGGTGTGCACTTAGAACTATTGATCCAAAAGATGAGAAAAATTTGTGGACAAATGAGATTAGTGAATTTCCTACCGATATTGAAAACTAG
- the LOC107616065 gene encoding uncharacterized protein LOC107616065, with translation MIESQRLYEIRMKQSTIRGEVLQGIKEAMCRGDDEASSIGTRIILPSSFTDGRRYMFNRCQDAMAICKHFGYPDLFLTITCNSNWPEFQRFTERERIPIADRPDISCRVFHAKLKCLLSDLKEGVFFGPVNAGMFFSRLAFQFLSVIIGHVVVWLL, from the coding sequence ATGATTGAGTCCCAGAGGTTGTATGAGATTAGAATGAAGCAAAGTACAATTAGAGGAGAAGTCCTTCAAGGAATAAAGGAGGCTATGTGTCGTGGCGATGATGAAGCTTCTTCAATTGGGACACGAATCATTTTGCCTTCTTCATTCACTGATGGTAGACGTTATATGTTTAACCGTTGTCAGGATGCCATGGCAATTTGTAAACATTTTGGCTATCCAGATTTATTCCTCACAATTACGTGTAATTCAAATTGGCCTGAATTTCAGCGATTCACAGAGCGAGAGCGAATTCCCATCGCTGATCGTCCTGATATCTCTTGTCGTGTGTTTCATGCCAAGTTGAAGTGCCTGCTTAGCGATCTCAAGGAAGGTGTGTTTTTTGGTCCAGTTAATGCAGGTATGTTCTTTTCTCGCTTAGCATTTCAATTTCTGTCTGTCATCATCGGACATGTAGTTGTCTGGCTTCTTTAG